TCAGAGTTTCAGAAAAGATAATTCGCTGCACTTTGGCGATACTATTAGAAATACGTGTGATTTTTGGATCATGGCGCAATTTCAAAATCGGATCTGCATCATCCAAAATAAACATTTTTAAACGATTTACGTTGTAACCTGCCGTACTAAACATATCATTTAATTTAGTTGGAGTTCCAATTAAAACATCAATTCCCGTAGAAATGTAGTTTTTATCGTAATCCATGTCGCCTTTTTCGTTTACACCATAAATTTCCAAATTGGTGTATTTACCATACTTCTCAAAAAGCTCAACCATTTCCAAAACCTTTGCTTTGTCTTCCACGATAATCAAAGCTCTAGGCGATTCTTCAGTTTTACCAGCCAATTGCTGAATCACATTTAAAACAATCGTTGTTGTTTTTCCGCTTCCTTTTGGAGAAATAATCACACAATCAGCACCGCTTTTTATAGTTGAAAAAGTTTCCAACTGCAAAGCATTAGCTTCCGTTAAACCATTTTCAACTAATCCGTCTTGTAATTTCTCGTTTATTTTTTTTAGTTTCATTTTTTTTGAGCTTTAAGCTTTAAGCTATACGCTGTAAGCAAAAATTATTTTATTTTTCTAGCTTTAAGCTTTAGGCAATACGCCATAGGCAAAAAACTTCGTTATCATAGCTTAAAGCTTACTGCTTATAGCCTACCGCGCGAAGCACCTATTTGCTTGCAAACATTTTTACATCTGATTCTGAGATTTCGTTTCCTCCCAAAATAATCAATCTTTCTACTACATTTCGAAGTTCACGAATATTACCTGTCCAGTCGTATTCTTGCAATAATTTTATGGCTTGCGCCGAAAACGACTTAACTACATTTCCTTGCTCTAAAGCTATTTTTTCTGTAAAATGCGAAATCAAAGCTGGAATATCATCTCGTCTTTCATTCAATGGCGGAACTTTAATTAAAATCACAGCCAAACGATGGTATAAATCTTCGCGGAAACGGCCTTCTGCGATTTCTGTTTTCAGATCTTTATTTGTTGCCGCAACGACACGAACATCTACTTTAATATCTTTATCAGCACCAACTCTGGTAATCATACTTTCTTGCAAAGCACGTAAAACTTTGGCTTGCGCCGAAAGGCTCATATCTCCAATTTCATCTAAGAAAATAGTTCCCTTGTCTGCTGCTTCAAACTTTCCTGCACGATCTTTCACAGCCGATGTAAAAGCACCTTTTACGTGTCCGAACAATTCGCTTTCAATCAATTCGCTTGGAATTGCAGCACAGTTTACTTCAATTAATGGAAAACTAGAACGCTCACTTTTTTCATGTAATTGATGTGCCACTAATTCTTTTCCCGTTCCGTTTGGTCCAGTAATTAAAACTCTAGCTTCTGTTTGCGCCACTTTATCAATCATCACTTTGATATGATTAATCGATTCGCTGTCACCAATCATTTCGTAGTTTTTGCTAACTTTTTTCTTCAGAATTTTATTTTCAACCACTAATTGTTTCTTATCCAAAGCATTACGAACCGTATTCAATAAACGGTTCAAATCTGGTGGTTTTGAAATGTAATCAAAAGCTCCCAAGCGCATGGTCTGAATTGCAGTTTCCATATCACCGTGACCCGAGATCATTACCATCGGAATTTCCGGTTTTATCTTTTTTACTTCTTCTAAAACCTCAACACCGTCCATTTTTGGCATTTTGATATCGCACAAAACCAAATCATAGTCGTTATTTTTTATTTTTTCAAGTCCAGCAACTCCATCTTCAGCTTCATCAACCTGATACGTATCATTTTCTTCTGATAATATTTTTACCAAAACTCTTCTGATCGCTGCTTCGTCTTCGACAATTAGTATTTTACTCATTTTTTTTTAAGGTTCTGAGATTCTAAGACACTAAGTTTCTAAGCTTTTTCTTTGATGGCTAAAAACTTAGCATCTTAGAACCTTAGTATCTTAGCATCTTCAAATTAATATTTTAGCCACTTATACAATTCCTTCCAAGTCGGTTTTTTGCCATACATTAAAATACCTACACGGTAAATTTTGGCAGCGAACCATACAACAAGGAAAAATGTAGCAAACAATAATGATACCGAAATTGCTATTTGCCACCACGGTACGCCAAACGGAATACGCATTAGCATTACAATTGGCGAAGTTAACGGAATCATTGAAAAGATAACCGCAACACTTCCGTGCGGATCGTTTACTACCGTAAAAAATCCGATATAAACACTCAAAATCAGAGGCATTAAAATTGGAAGCAGAAATTGCTGAGAATCGGTTTGATTATCCACTGCTGCTCCAATTGCTGCGTAAAATGAGCTATATAAAAAATATCCTCCAATAAAATAAATCACAAATCCGATTATGATGCTTGCAATTGGCAAATTCCATAATTCAGCAATATACATTTGCGCCGATCCAGCAAATTCATGCTGCGCAGTTTGCATTAATTCTGGCGAAATTCTTGCTGTCGGACCAACATTTACGCCAAAAAATGCCGAAGTTGCAAACATCAATCCTAATCCAATTATGGCCCAAATCATAAATTGTAAAATCCCAGCCAATGACGTTCCTACAATTTTACCAATCATCAACTGAAATGGTTTTACAGATGAAATAATGATTTCGATAATTCTGTTCGTTTTTTCTTCAATTACGCTTCGCATCACCATATTTCCGTAAATGATAATAAACATCATAATCAAGTAGCCAAATGCTCCGCCGATTCCAATTTTAATCTCGTTTAAACCTTTTAAACTTTCTTCTCCAGAAGCTTTAACCAAATGAATATTTACAGCCGATTGTGCTTTCTGAATAGCTATAGTATCCAGTTTCGCTTCTTCTAGATTTAGCTTTGTTATTTTACCCGAAATAATATCCTGAGTATTCTCAATAAAAGAAATACTCGGACTATTATTAGAAATAAATTCAATTTTACTTTCTAAATCTTTTATATTTTTTGTTTTCGGAATAACGATTAATCCGTTGAAATTTTCTTTTGTAATGCTATCTTTTAAAGCCTTTATATCAATTTCAGACAGATTTAAATATTTAAATTCGGCTCCTTTTTTATTTTCTTTTAAAAAATCTGAAACAAAAATTCCAGTTTCGTCATGAATGGCAATTCTTTTTGTTTCTGCTTTCATAGAGCTCAGATAGCCAATAAAAACAGCAATAGCCACAAATAAAAGCGGACTCAAAAATGTCATGACAACAAAAGATTTATTGCGGACTTTAGCAATAAATTCTCTTTTTATAATCAACGAGATGATGCTCATAAATAATTAATTTTCAAATTTTAAATCCCAAATTCCAATATATAAACTTGGAATTTGGAATTTCTATATTGGAATTTTTAAATTTTGTTTTCAGTAACCGTTTGAATAAAAATATCGTTTATACTCGGGATTTTTTCAACGAAATGCGTTACTTGTCCGCGTTGTGTTAAAACATTCAATAATTCGTTTGGACTTGCATTTCCAATCTGAATATTTAATTTCAAATCATCATTTAAAGATTTAAAACTAGCAGGCGAAACTGTGAACTTTTGAGTGATATTGTACATTAAACCTTCAACATTATTCGTCAAAATTCCAACTTCAAAAGTATTCGTTCTAAACTGACGTTTCACATCTGCAACTTTTCCTTCGATCAATTTATTTGATTTGTGAATTAAAGCAATGTTTTCGCAAAGCTCTTCTACACTTTCCATTCTGTGCGTCGAAAAAATAATAGTAGAACCTTGTTCTTTCAATGCCAGAATTTCATCTTTAATTACATTAGCATTTACAGGATCAAATCCGGAAAAAGGCTCATCTAAAATTAGCAATTTTGGCTTATGCAAAACACAAACCACAAACTGAATTTTCTGCGCCATTCCTTTAGAAAGTTCCTGAATTTTCTTGTTCCACCAACCTTGAATTCCTAATCGGTCAAACCAATAATCCAATTGTTTTTTGGCTTCAGCCTTAGAAAGACCTTTCATTTGAGCCAAATACAAACATTGCTCTCCAACTTTCATCGAACTATACAATCCTCTTTCTTCTGGAAGATATCCAATAGTTTGCACATGTTTGGGCTGCAATCTTTCTCCATCCAAAATTACTTCGCCACTATCTGGCAATGTAATTTGGTTTATGATTCTGATAAGGGAAGTTTTTCCGGCTCCATTCGGACCTAAAAGTCCATATATACTGCCTTTTGGCACATTTAATGAAACTTCGTTAAGTGCTACATAATCGCCGTATTTTTTTACGACTTTATGTACTTCAAGTAAGTTACTCATGCTATTTTTAAGGATTTACTGCGTCACTTTGCCTGTTGCGGTTCAGCGACTGTAAAAGTAAATAATTCGAAGCGAAATTGTTGCATATTACGCAAAAAACCCATTCTAATTTATGCTAGAATGGGTTTTTAATTTTTTATAACCTTTAAAAGAAGTCCAGATTATGAGAACATATCTTTTACTTTTTCAAAAAACGATTTCTCTGATTTCTCTGGACTTGGAACAAAATGCTCGTCTGCTAAAGCATTTTCAAAGAATTGTTTTTGCTCTTTATTTAATGTTTTCGGAGTCCAAACGTTTACGTGAACCAATAAATCTCCGCTTCCGTAACCATTTAAACTTGGAATTCCTTTCCCTTTTAATCGTAATATTTTTCCAGACTGAATTCCTTCTTCCAATTTAATACGAACTTTTCCATTGATTGCTTCAATATCTTTAGAAGCTCCTAAAACTGCTTCAGGAAAACTGATATATAAATCGAAATGGATATTTTCTCCTTCACGCTTCAAGAATTCGTGTTCAACTTCTTCAATAGCTACAATTAAATCTCCTGGAATACTGTTTCCTGGAGCATCGTTACCTTTGTTAGCAACTTTTAACTGCATACCATCAACAACTCCCGCAGGAATTT
The Flavobacterium humidisoli DNA segment above includes these coding regions:
- a CDS encoding DEAD/DEAH box helicase, with product MKLKKINEKLQDGLVENGLTEANALQLETFSTIKSGADCVIISPKGSGKTTTIVLNVIQQLAGKTEESPRALIIVEDKAKVLEMVELFEKYGKYTNLEIYGVNEKGDMDYDKNYISTGIDVLIGTPTKLNDMFSTAGYNVNRLKMFILDDADPILKLRHDPKITRISNSIAKVQRIIFSETLTERIEILADKIMVEPYLFDMDEDGEELDEDEEDIEEE
- a CDS encoding sigma-54-dependent transcriptional regulator; the encoded protein is MSKILIVEDEAAIRRVLVKILSEENDTYQVDEAEDGVAGLEKIKNNDYDLVLCDIKMPKMDGVEVLEEVKKIKPEIPMVMISGHGDMETAIQTMRLGAFDYISKPPDLNRLLNTVRNALDKKQLVVENKILKKKVSKNYEMIGDSESINHIKVMIDKVAQTEARVLITGPNGTGKELVAHQLHEKSERSSFPLIEVNCAAIPSELIESELFGHVKGAFTSAVKDRAGKFEAADKGTIFLDEIGDMSLSAQAKVLRALQESMITRVGADKDIKVDVRVVAATNKDLKTEIAEGRFREDLYHRLAVILIKVPPLNERRDDIPALISHFTEKIALEQGNVVKSFSAQAIKLLQEYDWTGNIRELRNVVERLIILGGNEISESDVKMFASK
- a CDS encoding ABC transporter permease; the protein is MSIISLIIKREFIAKVRNKSFVVMTFLSPLLFVAIAVFIGYLSSMKAETKRIAIHDETGIFVSDFLKENKKGAEFKYLNLSEIDIKALKDSITKENFNGLIVIPKTKNIKDLESKIEFISNNSPSISFIENTQDIISGKITKLNLEEAKLDTIAIQKAQSAVNIHLVKASGEESLKGLNEIKIGIGGAFGYLIMMFIIIYGNMVMRSVIEEKTNRIIEIIISSVKPFQLMIGKIVGTSLAGILQFMIWAIIGLGLMFATSAFFGVNVGPTARISPELMQTAQHEFAGSAQMYIAELWNLPIASIIIGFVIYFIGGYFLYSSFYAAIGAAVDNQTDSQQFLLPILMPLILSVYIGFFTVVNDPHGSVAVIFSMIPLTSPIVMLMRIPFGVPWWQIAISVSLLFATFFLVVWFAAKIYRVGILMYGKKPTWKELYKWLKY
- a CDS encoding ABC transporter ATP-binding protein — encoded protein: MSNLLEVHKVVKKYGDYVALNEVSLNVPKGSIYGLLGPNGAGKTSLIRIINQITLPDSGEVILDGERLQPKHVQTIGYLPEERGLYSSMKVGEQCLYLAQMKGLSKAEAKKQLDYWFDRLGIQGWWNKKIQELSKGMAQKIQFVVCVLHKPKLLILDEPFSGFDPVNANVIKDEILALKEQGSTIIFSTHRMESVEELCENIALIHKSNKLIEGKVADVKRQFRTNTFEVGILTNNVEGLMYNITQKFTVSPASFKSLNDDLKLNIQIGNASPNELLNVLTQRGQVTHFVEKIPSINDIFIQTVTENKI